Below is a window of Drosophila busckii strain San Diego stock center, stock number 13000-0081.31 chromosome 4, ASM1175060v1, whole genome shotgun sequence DNA.
TACAATTTTCTATGCCCTGCACATTGTTAGTACTGCTATTGTTGCCTGTTCTCAAGGCAATATGTGCTTCGATTTGCTTGCGAGCTGTCTCAACGTTATCCGATAGACCAGTCACCTCAAAAATGGGCTCCTTTTCGCGAGATGGCGTAACTATGTAAGTTTGAGTTTCCTGCTGTATATGCTTAATTGTGGCACCCTTAGGCCCTACCACCAGACCCACTACCCGGTAAGGGACACGCACCTGTATTGTTATCTGGCCAGGTAGAGAAGGCGGGCCTGATTGTATGCGTGAACCAGTTGTTAGCTCCAAGCCCCCGACGCCGCAGCCAGAGCTGAGTCCATTAGCAGCATTAGCACCAGTATTAAAGCCTTCCATTGAGGGTTTTCGTGATGCTCGAATCAAGCTAAAATGATCGGCGGCAGACAAAATTTCTTTCTTGGCTTTATTCACATCCTCCTTACGACCGGTTACCACAAATACAGGTTCCTCTCCGCGTACAGGTGTTTTGATGtacgtatttgtttttgcccTCAGAGCTTTAATTTTGCATCCTAatgaatattttgaaaatggATAATTACCAGTTATTGGTAATTAGGGTAATAAAATAGAACATGGAATTTGGAGCAGCTTACCTTGGCGGCCTACTATTTCGGCAACGTGTTCTGAGCTGGGAACGGGAACACACTCGGTCATATTTTGAGACTTCTTTGAGCGATCTTCTAAGCCAAGTGAAGGCATCAAAAGACCAGATGCTGATCCAGATGTGTGACCAATTCCATTTTCAGTTCCAGAGCTATTTCCAGCTGTGTTTAATAATGGCAGGGGATGATTTTTCATGGCCATGTCAGTCCTGGCGAAAGCGGCAGATACTACATTAATAGAACTTAACTCATAATCACTTTGCATTGGCAGTGGCAGAGGATGCTGTgatgtataacagttttggTTCTCACTCAACCCAGCCAACGACAATTCCAATGCCAACTGCAAGGTGCGTGGATCTTCGGATAGAGGTATTTGATGCACTTTGCTTTGATGCTGCTCAATCATTTGACTAGGATTAGATTGATGATTGATTTTATGAATGGTATCTGTCATGTTGATGTCGTTGATCATTTTAGTTGTAATGAGTGAGACAGTTGAGATAGAGGCAGATCCTTTTACACTTATAGACTCATGActagacatttttataataatatctGAGGAACTGAGCTGAATCTGAGTATACGATTCCAATTCTAAGAAAAATGCTGATGAATAATCTTCAACGGAGATGTTAGTTTCAGCTCAGAGCTCGTCGAAGTTGCCGTAGATGACAATGAATTATCTGATGTGGGGCGACATTGATAGCGAAGCTAG
It encodes the following:
- the LOC108607419 gene encoding RNA-binding protein MEX3B isoform X1, encoding MSSHESISVKGSASISTVSLITTKMINDINMTDTIHKINHQSNPSQMIEQHQSKVHQIPLSEDPRTLQLALELSLAGLSENQNCYTSQHPLPLPMQSDYELSSINVVSAAFARTDMAMKNHPLPLLNTAGNSSGTENGIGHTSGSASGLLMPSLGLEDRSKKSQNMTECVPVPSSEHVAEIVGRQGCKIKALRAKTNTYIKTPVRGEEPVFVVTGRKEDVNKAKKEILSAADHFSLIRASRKPSMEGFNTGANAANGLSSGCGVGGLELTTGSRIQSGPPSLPGQITIQVRVPYRVVGLVVGPKGATIKHIQQETQTYIVTPSREKEPIFEVTGLSDNVETARKQIEAHIALRTGNNSSTNNVQGIENCTESLESNEFTHCTLQTLSQILSDDSININSHMSSSIYKCEMTPGLKFSDNIIDNVTASSASKTHCNHSGISSVPVSVSVSNCLSNSNQVDIEQTTTAGVTDKNFSISPALNETICVAAGSVPLPVSLPVPLPQSKVASMYRNNVSNVMGIGDTSVSNKSQPFCSPTSASGHGSIGVANILTRSCSSASSTASTKSTNNSANSTNSSNTPPELLTIWKNLNESIDVDEGIGDSPSIWNLPTTATIMPQSHCSPTFSISPTDSLLREHSLKNNKDIRPITFGTVISSSIGTCSTNGSSSGPNTSRECYVCNNKEVTTALVPCGHNMFCMDCANQICVSMESICPVCQSIVYQAMRILP
- the LOC108607419 gene encoding uncharacterized protein LOC108607419 isoform X3; protein product: MSSHESISVKGSASISTVSLITTKMINDINMTDTIHKINHQSNPSQMIEQHQSKVHQIPLSEDPRTLQLALELSLAGLSENQNCYTSQHPLPLPMQSDYELSSINVVSAAFARTDMAMKNHPLPLLNTAGNSSGTENGIGHTSGSASGLLMPSLGLEDRSKKSQNMTECVPVPSSEHVAEIVGRQGCKIKALRAKTNTYIKTPVRGEEPVFVVTGRKEDVNKAKKEILSAADHFSLIRASRKPSMEGFNTGANAANGLSSGCGVGGLELTTGSRIQSGPPSLPGQITIQQI